The sequence ttcttcttttgatagTCCGCCTATGGACATGATTGATGTTTTTTAGGATGACCACAATGAGATGTATTTTAACACGATATGTCCTGAACCTCTTGGCTTTCTTTAGTTGTTGTTAATGAATcgtctttcaaaaaaaaaaacttccaccTCATAAGAAAAAAACCACACAACTGAATCTTAAGAGATaaacctaaggaacagcatctaagtactgtacctaagttttatcctatttaaatatatatgcaATATAAAGCTTGGGAATTTTCCAACATATTAATAATACACAAAAGTACAACACAAGCCCAAAATGCAAGCTCCAAATCACCGACTACAACCACACAATATTCTCCGAAATGTTTATGCAAACAGAGTCCTAAAATATAATGCTCACATTTTTATTGCACGAACATTTTCTAACTGAAATTCGTCCCACACATCACAACAGTCCTCTAGAATTCCTTTCTCCAGTCACTGAGAATTTAGCCTTTTAACATCTACCAATTGGTAAAGATCACCTCGTCGTTGCTTTAACAAGGGGAGACTTGTCCTGAGTATTTTGATCACAGAATTAGGATAAATATTcagtaattacaaaaaaaaaaattaaattaaatccaCATGAGAGAGAGACATTATATTAGATCAGAAGGAACATAACCTCCGGAGCTCAAGTAATGAATAATCAATCTCTGCCAAGATTATAGCCTCCTCGTGTTCAGTAGTTGCCAGGACTTCTCCAAACTGTCACGGTTATTCGTTTTTTGTAAGTATTTATGTGGTAATGGTAATATTACTTAAGTTACAAGTGTAAAAATCTCCACTCAGTTTAGAAACGAGAAGTGTGAAATAAACTTTGAAGCATTCATTTTGAACTTCTCATGCAGCACATATCAATCTGTCAAGGAATGACTGTTGtccaaaagagagaaacaaaatatcCACTTACTGGTCCAACAAGAGTGGAGTGGCCCCAAGCCACATAACCAGCCCCAGCCTCTCGAGCAGGTGAACATGTTGCTACATACAACTGtcataaaattttcaacaaaaataagcaaCCTTGACATCAGTATATACAGAGAAATTTCACTCATTAAAAGTATAGTAAACATTattaacaatgaaaaaaaataaaaaaccatgtTTGCAATCTATATGTCTTCCAAGAGATAACCATTCATTTGATTAAAACATGAATCAGTAAGATGCTTTTTCACACTCTAAAGACATGCTGAATCACGTTTATTGGCTAAGACTCAGCTGTAAAGTTGATGAATAACATGTATTGACTACTTAATTCTGACCAAATTTCGTTTGCAAAACTTCCAATTATGACCAAATTTTAAAGAGGAATGTCTAGGAGGCACAATTATAGAATATGTTACCACTAACACTCCAAAGAGCTCCAATCCTAACTATCAGGTGTGGGAACCCTAATCTGCTACCATTGTCTTTATTAATATTCATACTTTCATCTAAACAAGTGATTATCTTTACTAATACATAATCAAACATTCTTGACTCTCTTATATGAGAAGATTAATCATTTACAACATCGgaaaacaaaacattaaaaaacgatcattaaggattagggtggCAGAGTCATGAAAAAAGATGCAGACTTCAGAGCGAGGAATGAAGAAAACAACTAACTTTCTATGTACAAGTAACACAAGCTCTTACAAAATGACAATATTTCGTGGTTTATAATCCAAAACAAGCAAATCTTCCACACACTATTGAAACAAATGTAAGATAGAAACACAGAAGTTCTGTCAAGTATTACAGATTATGATTTAATAGCATAAGAAGAGGAACACCAGGACCAGATTTATAACACTATTACTGGTAATTCCTAAGCAAAGAATTTATCACAAAAATTCCATTTAGAACCATGACATGAGCTCTAGAAAATACCTAAAGATACCAACAATGAGACAAATGTAAACCACAAGACTGATCATAtacaacaacaagaagaagaagccttaactcccaaatttttggggtcagatatggatcctcaacagatTAGTTAAAGTCaaccacatgtattctttttctctattctattctatctgAAGTCATATTCTCTGTTACTCCCTTAATTGATAAGtccttttttattacttctactaatgttatATTGGATCTTCCTCTACGTTTTTTAATTCACTCAACTTAGATCGACTCACTCTTACCAGTGCATTAACCACTCTCCTTTGAACATGGCCAAACCATCTCAAGCGATTTTCTCtaatcttttcatcaataggagCTACCCATATCTTCAAGCAGATTTCCTCATTTCGGATCCTAACTTTTTGTGTATATCAACTTATCCAacttaacattctcatttcgGCTACACTCATTTTACGaatatattatttcttaataacCCAACATTCGGTACCATAGAGCATAGTTGGTCGTATAGTagtcttataaaattttccctttaacACAATGCTCATCATACACaatgagaaaaatgaatttttgttagCATACCTGATTATCTACAGCCCTGCACATGGAAAATGATCAACATATTAATAGAAGAATGATGAAATTATCATCTAAAGCTACAAATAGCATAAATGACaattttatacataaaattACAGGAGATTACTGAATAATCAATGAGGGGAATGGACAAAGGGGGGACATTAAAAGGAGAACGAAAAAAGTCCAAGAACACAAGTAAATATATTTTCCCTtctgttaaaaaatatatatatacatatatatatttcctaCTTCACTAATTTAAAGTTaccctctcaaaaaaatatttcccaCATTTTTCCCAGCCTACACATTGTgtgaaaactatatatatatatatatatatatatatataaaaataaaaagatcaagTTCCACTGTAGACATCACTGGAAAATCCCGCTGGTTTTGCACATTAATTAGTAACTTGAAAGCATTGTTGTAGGTATAAGATCAAATAAACCCCAAGGGATTGGCCCAGTGATTCCTAAGGCCTCATGAGATCCATAAAGTCTTGAATTCAAATTCTCTAGCCAACATCTTGGGGCCACTCCCAAGAGATTCCTTTTTGTAATTTCTTGGTGTGTGTGAGACAGGGAACCGTACAAACCCAGGGGAAAGTCAGGTGCTCAAAAAGCTCTAGGCACCCTCATAAgaaagcaggaaaaaaaaaaaaaaaaaaggtataataTAATATCAAATAAGTGCCAACTGGGCCATTGAGAAAGAGCCTCGGGATATCAAACTATCATGATGATTACAACACAGAACATTTTGAGGAATATAAATTCTTCCATAAGTGAAATTTGTTGCTACCTTGCCCTCTGCAATAACTCCCAATGCAATGGTCCAGTAGTCATGTTAAATGCCCCAGGATAGCATAGCAAGTGAGCCCCTGATGTAAAAACTTGGATCTGTTAATGTTTAGTACCTTATATTAAGAAGACGATCAAAATGCGCAATGACATACATACTAGACAATTACTACGATGAAAGGgggcaataatttcaaaatctgctGAGGCATCAATAGCAAGGTCATGAAAACAAAGAGACTAttacaaatttcaaatatatcagAAGAAtcactaaaacaaaaaaaaaaacaaaaaacaaaaaggactGGATGCTGTACAAGTAAaccatttttgtattttatctaCTACAATATTGATATTAGGATGCTCATCAGAGACAGAAAAATTTTATGCTAGGAAAGAGTACTGACTGGTAAAAAACAGTATTTGCAATGATAAATCACAACTTTTATAGTAACgaacaaaagagaaataagGATAATAGAAGCCAAACAAAGAAACTATAAAAAGTACGCACTTATATCACAATCTTACAGGAGAAGCTCCATCTTTGTATAACCTCTTTCACACAATTATGCTAATGACTAGAAACATTTTTTCAATGACTTTTGAAAGATGCAATCATGGAACTTGAAATTGTGAGGCAAAAAAGAATACTCGTAGCTGATCCTGTGTAGTTGGGATTAAAACTGCAGTGTGTTGAATATAAAATCTAGAAATATCATCTTTTTGCACATATgaataatttataaaacaaCCACCAAATCTTAGTCCCAAAGCTTTGAGGTCAGCTATGGATCCTTCCATACTAATCAAAGGTCAACCACATGTACTCTTTTCCACGATTCTATCCTATCCAAAATCATATTGTCTatcacatttttaatttttaattagtaagttacacatgcaccccATAGATCTTAAACCCACAGTCACACCCTCCACCTAAGACTTACATGGGGAGGAGGAGACAATACAGCTAAAGCTCATTGGCCTTTATCACATttttaattgacatgtcatttttttactacttctactaatgttattttaggtctttctttgtccttttttttccctagacTTCAATCTACTCACTCTTCCTCACTAGTGCTTTAATCGCTCTCTTCTACACATAACCAAACCATCTCAAGTAACTCACCTGCATCTTTTCATTAATAGAGACCActcttatcctttttttttttaagtaataaaaatatattaaaaagaagaagggtcTCACCTGAgtatacaggaagtatacatcaaggacaaaaacaaatcaagtgCATAAAGTACAAAAAGTCCATGAAACGATGGACCGAAGAAAAAGAACGAAAGCCTAACACTACAACCCAATCCAAAAGAGTcttaaggaagaagaatttaaGATCTGAAACTAATCTCTCTAAATCCTCAAAAATGCCGGTAATTCCTCTCCTGCCCAATGCACCACACCAAACAATGGGGCACAGCCATCCAAATAGCAACATTCCGATGCCTCTCAAACTTTCCTTCCCGACAAGCCAACAACTCCACCACGTTTTCGGCATAACCCAGTGAGTGCCAAACAAAGTAAACACCATAGACCACAAATCAAATGCAATAGGGCAATGGATAAGGAGGTGCTCTACTGATTCCCCATTTCTTTTACACATATtacaccaatccaaaatcaaaatcttccgTTTACTAAGATTATCAGTAGTCAAAATATTCCCCAAAGCTGtagtccaaacaaaaaaagcaacTCTAGAAAGGACCTTAGACTTCCAAACAGTCTTCCAAGGGAAAGACTGATAGAAACTTTTTGTTAGAACTTGGTAATAAGAATGAATAGCAAAACCTCTTCCCATAGCAAGTTTCCAACACATCTTATCATCCCTAGCTCCTCTCAAAGAAGCTCCATAAACTCTAGACATTAAACtgtaaaaagattcaaattccCAATCTTCATTGTATCTTCTAAAATTTAGATCCCAGAAAAGAACACCATTTGGGAACTTCATCAAATCAGCCACATAGGCCTCCTTTTCgacttaaagaaaaaaagtctcGGATagcacacacacaaagaagTGTCCCCACACCAAATGTTCTGCCAAAATCTAACAGTAAACCCAACCCCAACCTCAAATTGTATGTGACGAACAAAAGATGGCCAACCACAGCTAATAGATTTCCACAAACTCACTCCATGAGAGCCAGTAACGGGAAGAGAGCACCAACCTCCCCCTTCACAACCATACTTTGCCCCTATCACTCTCCTCCACAAGGCTTGTCGCTCATTCCCATATCTCCATAACCATTTTCCAaacaaaactttattaaaaCTTCTCAAACTTCTAATagctaaaccttttttttttttggataaatttctAATAGCTAAACCTCCAGAATGAAGAGCGCAAATCGTAGCCCATTTCACTAGGTGAGTTTTTTTAACATCACCCATACCACTCCAGAGAAAATTTCATTGAAGTTGCTCAATACGGTTTGCAACCTCCACCAGGAttggaaaaagagagagaaaataagttGGAAGattggacaaagtactcttaataagaGTAACTTTACCTCCTTTTGAGAGATACAGCAGATTCCAACTTGCTGACCTCCTCTTCATCTTCTCAATAATTGGATTCCAAATAGAACTATCTCTAACAATAGCACCCAACGGAAGACCTAAATATTTCATCGAGAAGAAGCCTTGCTTGCACCCTAGCACATCCACCATATCTGCTATATTTGGAACCACACACACAAGGACCAAATCAGACTTACCCATATTAATTTTCAGACCAAAAACAACTTCAAACCAAAACAGCACTAGCTGGAGAAACAAAATCTGACCAAGATCAACATCACATAAGACCAAGGTATAATCAGTAGAGAGAAGATAAGTCACCTGCAAGGAGTTACCAGTGGGACCCACTCTAATACCAGACATGAGCCCATCCCTCCTTGCCTTATCCAACATTTTACTAAAAGCATCCATAACAATGACAAACAATAAAGGGGATAATGGATCACCTTGTCTTATACCTCTAAAGCTTTCAAAGAATCCACACGAAATCCCATTAATGAGAATAGAGAGTTTAATAGTAGAGATGCAGAAGA is a genomic window of Quercus lobata isolate SW786 chromosome 2, ValleyOak3.0 Primary Assembly, whole genome shotgun sequence containing:
- the LOC115968726 gene encoding omega-amidase, chloroplastic-like, which produces MTTGPLHWELLQRARAVDNQLYVATCSPAREAGAGYVAWGHSTLVGPFGEVLATTEHEEAIILAEIDYSLLELRRTSLPLLKQRRGDLYQLVDVKRLNSQ